From the genome of Clavelina lepadiformis chromosome 2, kaClaLepa1.1, whole genome shotgun sequence:
TACACTCACGAGTATTGCAGGTGCTTGTCCACTACATCTGATAGAAACCGATAATCGAATGATGGAAATGAGGATGTTTCTACAGAACTATCCAAGCAGGAAATATAACCTTCCCTCAAGTAGTGTTGAGCTTCAGACGAGTGTTTTGCACTATCGGAAGAATTTGGAAGTATCTCCCGTTTCTTTTTGCTTGGCTGGTATTCAACTATtggacaaaaacaaaaccttttaGTCAATTACTACAAACCACTACATTAGAACCGCAGATAACTAATTGGTACGCAATATTTGCTGATATTTTATATGTTCTTAACTCTGAGAATAATGCAACGGGGCCCATCGTTAACACTGAGATTAATATGTTATGTACACTACATTACACCGAGATTAATGTATTAAGTGTCCATCGTTGAATGCCTGCTTCTACTTACAAATTCCTTGAGAGAAATCTGCTTCGTATTGGTCGATGCAATCTTTTCCTGCTTGAAGAACGTCCTCAGACGAACTTCCCGATTGCACATAAACCTCCAACTCGTTCTTCCAACAACCTGCAGTGGCGTCTCCTCTGAAACAGAAACAACTTATGATGTTGAACAGTATCGAGTAAGAAAtgcaaaacttgaaaaacatTGGCATTTTATCTTGCTGAAACTTCATGCAAATAGCCTTTAACATGTAACCGTAGTAACAAATTTCTTACAAACAAGTGAAATCTTCAGTGTCTTTGTACCAGTTGGTCTCAAGAACCGAATAATCAACAACAGACTCCCAATCCGATGTAAGTTCAGCCTGGAACAGCAATTTGTGTGACTTTTAATGTTAAGAGTGACTATATTCGCTGTTTGACTATGTGTGCTACCAGTTTTGCCTACTGCTTACTGGTATACTGGAGAAACTATGAGTATTCTTAGGTCGTTTTGCTCAATAGTCGCAAAACCTCAAGTACCTTGTCATTCAAACATGCCGCAAAATATTCTCGAAGTGCCACAGTTGCCTGAATCTCTTCGGCGCTTGTTCGTTTGCGTCTTTTGCGGTCACCGAGCCAAATGTTGCAGCCTGATAACAGAAACCTTGTGTTAAAGATGCGAGCAAAGATGAAGTgatgaaaagaaacaaacggAATTGTCCCCGAAACACAATGCTACTAGCTTGTTCTTTCTATTCTCAACAAGCGTTTGCATTTATATTACACATGACTGACTTGACGTGATATTCATATTAACTGTAAAGTGCTTTGCAATTATTCACAAAAAACGTGCATATCACCAACCTCGGCTTTCATTGAAAAGACAGAAGATGTGCAAAGTGAGAATGAAGATTGAAAACCTCCGGTTCATGATTCTGTTCAGATCAGATTTGGGCAACTAATTAGGAAAAGGTAATCTaggaaaaataataattctaCCTACTATTTTCGCGTTTTCTGACTCTCACAATTTTACTGATGGTTTACTGATAAACTTTCCACTTATTAAAAGTTGTCGTCTTACTGGCATTCAGCCAAGTTATGACAGGGAATATGTTTCTAGAGATTCCAACAATGATCTCAACAAGCGATACCAAGAGGGGTAGTGTACAGcccgattttaaaaagttcacTCAGCCTGAAATCTTACGCTTTTAATCGcgtataaaatatttcaatgcataaaaattttcattttgttcgAATGACTTCAAGCACACAATTACCACATTTCATATCCTGGTACATTTGGTTACTATGGCTGACGAGCGCTCTGAGCGATAAAAGTTTCTTACTTTGCACATAAACTAACGCCATACCATTTCCTGGTGGTGCAAGTTTGTAACCGCTGCGTAACCGTTAAAGATGTATCCTTACTactaatgacgtcattatgacCCTAGTTATGATACGAAATGGTACTTTGTTAATTTCCTcatcaagttttcaaatttcttatGTTTCTCCCACTTTACGTTCCGCCGAAGGTTGAACAAACAAAGTAATATTTTGCGACTGTAAAACCGCAATCAAATAGGCGGAGCttttaattttgtgtaaaaaaacagcattgaaaaatgtcaaatcCACTTTGGTTTCTGAGCCACAGTTGGAAATGTACAGTCCTTTAAGgtgataaaacttttttacgtatttacaaaattttccgCTGCCAATTCTTGTTGCTTCCATTCTACAGTTCTGTTGGGGTTATACCGCGCGCAAAACGAGCTTATCTTGtgcattttttcgtttctttgcTGTTTTGGGTATTATGTAGGTGCCGAGTATCAATCgcaacaaaatataaataaccGGATTAGTTCTTTCATTCGCGGAAATTTCTGAACAAATATATTTGGGGATATGACCCAAATACCCTGAAAATCGTgaataagtttattttttcaatcttAAATCCGTTTTACCAGTCTTCCACGTAAACTCTGTACTgcttaattacttattagaaaaGGGCAAGTTTTTCGTTTAAACGCAGCCGTTCGTCTTTATTTTCTACCAAAAATCTGTTGTGGTTTGGTCTCAATGCCTGCACTCATTTATCTTGCGCCACTTACCAAGCACTGTGCTTTATGTAAGCTTGTTTTGATTCATAGTAGATATGAGTAAACCGAATATTTTTAGCTTGCATAGTTGTCTCCAAATATGAACGGGAATTATTTCACAAGGATCATCGACTGTATACGTTGTTCACTACTTTAGATCATCTGAGCTGATGATTCACATAATGATTTGACAAGTCGTTAGCTTTTACATCACGTATGCTTGCAACAGTTGCAATTCACACACCTATGTACATCATGCATAAATCATACATTTGCACAGTCTTGCAATTCCAACAAAGCATAAAACAATGATGACGAAAGCACCTTATAGTATCCTACAGTCATGTTTACGCAGATACCTCCATGTGTTGTAGCGCAAGCGCGAATGAAATCTTTGTGAATTACGTGCGCGTATGCTGTACGTGTGTATGCTGCATGTGCGAAATATGAAAGCGGTGATTTACGGTGTTACCTCATGCTGTCAAGTTCATTTGTAACTTCTTGCTTTCGACCTATCCTAGCACGTACAAAAATCTTTTACTTGTGaagctttctttgttttaccaATGTCATGCACAGTACGTCACCGAAGGCTTCTTATTAAAAGTAAATGTTTGATGCTTGCACAGTATATTTCaatattcaaaattaattgattaaaatctgtttttcTGCATCAGTGTTTGCTTTACCCGCTCAGAAAATCCGACTGAGATTTTCATTAATCAGTGGAAAAGAGTAGTTTTACCCATGTGTTGCAGCTTTAACGTTGATAATGGGGAAAAAATAAGCTGTTTATTTGTTCATTTCACTCACAGgacaaaaaattacatttggtTAAAAGATTTATAGCACAGAAAAAAGAGATTGTTCATAAAATAATCTTGTATTTGAGCATTTGTCTGCATAACGATTTATGCTCCGAGAAAAATACTAACTAAAAGACTCTTGgttaatttgcaaaattttcttcacTTTTATGTGGCTGCTGTCACATCAACCTGTCGTAAAAAATACGCCGCAtgtcaaatttgaaaa
Proteins encoded in this window:
- the LOC143447199 gene encoding uncharacterized protein LOC143447199 — protein: MNRRFSIFILTLHIFCLFNESRGCNIWLGDRKRRKRTSAEEIQATVALREYFAACLNDKAELTSDWESVVDYSVLETNWYKDTEDFTCLGDATAGCWKNELEVYVQSGSSSEDVLQAGKDCIDQYEADFSQGIFEYQPSKKKREILPNSSDSAKHSSEAQHYLREGYISCLDSSVETSSFPSFDYRFLSDVVDKHLQYSCDIQRILSSTDRMSSVWPFRFVALTRIDSPLREALYRCGKDFFPPEPFWAGTGKWGDCSASCGAGTQTRERTCRDGADPRNLSDDCVGESLETRNCNVEPCRNIE